One genomic segment of Centropristis striata isolate RG_2023a ecotype Rhode Island chromosome 11, C.striata_1.0, whole genome shotgun sequence includes these proteins:
- the zgc:171422 gene encoding zinc finger protein ZFMSA12A, translating into MEGAVALSSLRLLVPPLRVMTALMWKVVRQRNMVHYGKVEEFVSMVTEAIPDVMTERQMGLLTLGLRSKMIFHMLSCEPPEDLRGLRTSLKSLQPSSCRQGRHGNRALEVNFERLVQRLVEEPAERNHFLQNVFPVEFGPDFDSALETLVSEFFTRLEELLLVPDFKQTAEWISDAPSVLEESMQCVCEPDQLKVLLRMKSQREKMAELDTSTHSPSEQRLFSSLSLLPSLGQTNSKESDTQTLEAQRESEEISPQDERSSEEETSLLESNNAEQTTGEECSDRVHDDGASDLHQAPSTSTESPVVSSSVIGPPRKRVAHKCSQCGKCFIYRYELQEHQRLHTGENPYKCSQCGKAFRRTSDLSTHRRTQCTKAAYICIKCGNSFQSIKDKFKHQCVQNVQKFDCSQCGKSFKKMHQLEKHELTHTQNRIFTCRQCGEVFPTMSDLRSHQKVHPAELSNQCRQCGKFFSSVACLTAHELRHRQQRTQICVHCGKAFKNKHDLNLHMRSHTGERPFQCTYCGKRFSVSGNLTIHIRIHTGEKPYLCSDCGKAFVSAGELQIHRRTHTGEKPYKCTVCGRGFTMASKVTLHMRVHTGERPYTCSQCGKGFSRGAELKKHTMNHTGVRPYACQLCAKTYTCLNHLKRHLKTHSVVQNQTV; encoded by the exons ATGG AGGGAGCCGTGGCCCTGTCCTCCCTCAGGCTCCTGGTTCCTCCTCTGCGGGTGATGACGGCTCTGATGTGGAAGGTGGTTCGTCAGAGGAACATGGTGCATTATGGGAAAGTGGAGGAGTTTGTTTCCATGGTAACCGAAGCCATCCCTGACGTCATGACAGAGCGACAGATGGGACTGCTCACTCTGggcttgaggtcaaag ATGATCTTCCACATGTTGAGCTGTGAACCTCCAGAGGATCTCAGAGGTCTGAGAACCAGCCTGAAGAGCCTCCAGCCATCAAGCTGCAGACAG GGTCGTCATGGTAACAGAGCTCTTGAAGTAAACTTTGAGCGACTTGTTCAAAGACTGGTGGAGGAGCCAGCAGAGAGAAATCACTTCCTCCAG AACGTGTTTCCTGTGGAGTTTGGGCCGGACTTTGATTCAGCTCTGGAGACTCTTGTTAGTGAGTTCTTCACCAGACTGGAAGAGTTGCTGCTGGTACCAGACTTTAAGCAG acTGCAGAGTGGATCAGTGATGCTCCTTCTGTGTTAGAAGAGTCcatgcagtgtgtatgtgaacCAGACCAGCTCAAAGTTCTGCTCAGGATGAAGAGCCAGCGGGAGAAAATGGCAGAATTAGATACCAGCA CACATTCTCCCTCAGAGCAGCGTCTCTTCTCCTCGTTGTCTCTCCTCCCTTCACTTGGACAGACCAACAGCAAAGaatctgacacacaaacacttgaaGCCCAAAGAGAATCTGAGGAGATTTCTCCTCAGGATGAAAGATCATCTGAGGAGGAAACAAGCCTTCTGGAGAGCAACAATGCAGAACAAACAACAGGAGAGGAATGCAGCGACAGAGTTCATGATGACGGAGCTTCAGACCTCCACCAAGCTCCCTCTACGTCTACTGAGAGTCCTGTAGTGTCCAGCTCTGTGATTGGTCCTCCCAGGAAGAGAGTTGCACACAAATGTTCTCAGTGTGGAAAGTGTTTCATTTATCGCTACGAACTCCAGGAACATCAGAGGCTGCACACGGGAGAAAACCCCTACAAGTGCTCTCAGTGCGGGAAGGCCTTTAGAAGGACCTCTGACCTGTCGACTCACAGGCGGACACAGTGCACAAAAGCTGCTTATATTTGCATCAAATGTGGGAACAGCTTCCAATCAATAAAGGACAAGTTTAAGCACCAGTGTGTCCAGAATGTCCAAAAGTTTGACTGTTCTCAGTGCGGGAAAAGCTTTAAGAAAATGCACCAGCTGGAAAAACACGAGCTGACTCACACCCAGAACCGCATCTTCACCTGCAGACAGTGTGGGGAAGTGTTCCCCACTATGAGTGACCTGAGGTCTCACCAGAAGGTTCATCCTGCAGAGCTGTCCAACCAGTGCAGGCAGTGTGGGAAGTTTTTCAGCTCTGTTGCCTGTTTGACAGCCCACGAGCTGCGCCACAGACAGCAGAGGACTCAGATTTGCGTCCATTGTGGCAAAGCGTTCAAGAACAAGCACGACTTGAACCTCCACATGCGCAGTCACACAGGCGAGAGGCCGTTTCAGTGCACGTACTGTGGGAAACGCTTCTCCGTGTCGGGGAACTTGACCATACACATCAGGATCCACACCGGGGAGAAACCGTACCTGTGCTCCGACTGCGGCAAGGCTTTCGTTTCAGCCGGAGAGCTGCAGATACACAGACGCACCCACACGGGGGAGAAACCATACAAGTGTACGGTGTGTGGGAGGGGGTTCACCATGGCGAGCAAAGTGACGCTTCACATGCGAGTTCACACCGGAGAGCGCCCTTACACCTGTTCTCAATGTGGGAAAGGTTTCTCACGAGGCGCTGAATTAAAGAAACACACCATGAACCATACAGGGGTTCGACCCTACGCCTGTCAGCTGTGTGCAAAGACTTACACATGCCTCAATCACCTGAAGAGACACTTGAAAACTCACAGTGTCGTGCAAAACCAAACTGTCTGA